In a genomic window of Thalassotalea piscium:
- a CDS encoding SPOR domain-containing protein, whose protein sequence is MHKYLFTSLLISLLLICKAYGQNLHSVGAYSTLNTQQKGTPGIALKYQWQYNPSFALEGLLINTNTINTNTHSNTTSGKQSLLSIGAVFIKEYSPKLSIKFSSGASYVLKSSNDLFSEKSSVSPYLTLALEYKINQNLHLEAGQTSYFQKQVIGSNHSFFLGLNYLFGTTASSIKAHTRISKRSIDNIPTSSASVVSSAINNQSFKQDKHSWVIQLGAFTIESNAENVLQNLQVNPYFTHYKVVLASGLYRIYSPSFNSYIEAQHISTDLKHNHNISNLIKQR, encoded by the coding sequence ATGCATAAGTATTTATTTACCTCTTTGTTAATCTCCCTTCTTCTTATTTGTAAAGCCTATGGCCAAAATCTTCATAGTGTTGGAGCGTATTCAACTTTAAATACTCAACAAAAAGGTACACCTGGTATCGCATTAAAGTATCAATGGCAATACAACCCATCCTTTGCGTTAGAAGGGCTTTTGATTAACACCAACACTATTAACACTAATACCCACTCTAATACTACCAGTGGTAAACAATCTTTACTCAGTATTGGTGCTGTTTTTATAAAGGAATATAGTCCAAAGCTTTCAATAAAGTTTTCAAGCGGTGCAAGCTATGTATTAAAATCATCAAATGATTTATTTAGCGAAAAATCAAGTGTATCTCCCTATTTAACATTAGCGCTTGAATACAAAATCAACCAAAATTTACACCTTGAAGCTGGTCAAACTAGTTACTTTCAAAAACAGGTAATTGGTAGTAACCACAGTTTTTTTCTGGGCTTGAATTATCTATTTGGTACCACAGCCTCTTCGATTAAAGCGCATACTCGTATATCTAAACGTTCCATAGATAATATACCGACGTCGTCTGCCTCTGTCGTGTCATCAGCTATTAATAATCAATCTTTTAAGCAGGATAAACACAGTTGGGTTATTCAGCTAGGGGCATTTACCATCGAAAGTAATGCCGAAAATGTGTTACAGAATTTACAAGTAAACCCATATTTTACGCATTATAAGGTTGTTTTAGCTAGTGGTTTATACCGAATTTATTCACCAAGTTTTAATAGTTACATTGAAGCTCAACACATCAGTACTGACCTGAAACACAACCATAATATTTCTAATTTAATTAAACAACGTTAG
- a CDS encoding transglycosylase SLT domain-containing protein has product MSKNLINLLLFILTFQTFAVVANPDASLLLRNKFEQADRLVWDASSHDYQVLYNELHYYPLQPYLDQKRLMYKMRLSDHAEIAEFLTKYKGSPLDWPLRKKWLYYLKKNNRKRLFVEYYQPTTDVTLTCQYYRYKLDLGTDKNEVLPKITPLWVVGKSQPKICDPLFSLWQKAGYRTNERIWERLTRAADGGNHTLIPYLTNLLPKNEQYLGKLWHKVRRDPSIVAKSTYFSNKSAKEAEIFAYGIKRFIWRDQNRALKAYEQANNVFKFSDKQQQEIALKFSLALASKQHEKAQYWLRKIDDDNLTSRISQWRIADVLRKQDWPKIEIELKSFPLSQQQTSQWKYWYARSLMESNKPDEGIKILQSLAETRHYYGFLAASVINVPINYQNKPISISEAERSGVFKHLAGKRAFELFHLKRFHHARIEWNFWMSKLNNREKLVAAKLANEIGWYDRAIFALSQVGYLDDVDLRFPLAFNDEITLHASKYAISPAWAFAITRRESSFMSDANSPVGAKGLMQVMPATAKQLTRRKRISNSYLFNSEKNINLGTKYLKKLLDKHRGNQVLATAAYNAGPYRVGRWLKSADNLPADIWIETIPFHETREYVKSVMAYEQIYQTKVGQPVHIFDKLINMNITQL; this is encoded by the coding sequence ATGTCTAAAAATTTAATTAATTTGCTACTTTTTATTTTGACTTTTCAGACTTTTGCAGTCGTAGCAAACCCTGACGCATCGCTATTATTAAGAAATAAATTTGAACAAGCTGATAGACTCGTTTGGGACGCAAGTTCTCATGACTATCAGGTGCTCTATAACGAGTTACATTATTATCCGTTACAGCCTTATCTAGATCAGAAACGATTAATGTACAAAATGAGGCTTTCTGATCATGCAGAAATCGCTGAGTTTTTAACTAAATATAAAGGCTCTCCTTTAGATTGGCCATTACGAAAAAAATGGCTTTACTACCTTAAGAAAAACAATCGTAAACGCCTTTTTGTTGAATATTATCAGCCCACTACTGATGTGACATTAACGTGTCAATATTATCGCTATAAGTTGGATTTAGGGACAGATAAAAATGAAGTGTTACCTAAAATTACCCCACTATGGGTTGTTGGAAAGTCTCAACCAAAAATTTGTGATCCGTTATTTTCTTTGTGGCAAAAGGCAGGATACCGAACTAATGAACGTATTTGGGAGCGATTAACTAGGGCTGCTGATGGAGGTAATCATACATTAATTCCGTATTTAACTAATTTACTTCCCAAAAACGAGCAATACCTTGGTAAATTGTGGCATAAGGTACGTAGAGATCCTTCAATCGTTGCTAAATCTACTTACTTTTCTAATAAGTCAGCTAAAGAAGCTGAAATATTTGCTTATGGTATTAAACGTTTTATTTGGCGCGATCAAAATAGGGCGTTAAAAGCTTATGAACAAGCAAATAACGTATTCAAATTTAGTGATAAGCAACAGCAAGAAATAGCATTAAAATTTTCATTAGCGCTGGCGAGTAAACAACATGAAAAGGCACAATATTGGTTACGAAAAATAGATGATGACAATCTAACGAGTCGAATTTCCCAGTGGCGTATAGCTGATGTATTACGTAAGCAAGACTGGCCAAAAATTGAAATTGAATTGAAGTCTTTTCCTTTATCTCAACAACAAACGAGTCAATGGAAATACTGGTACGCTCGAAGTTTAATGGAAAGTAATAAACCAGATGAAGGCATTAAGATATTACAAAGTTTAGCTGAAACACGCCATTATTATGGCTTTTTAGCTGCTAGTGTAATTAATGTCCCGATAAATTATCAAAATAAGCCAATATCTATTTCCGAAGCTGAGCGAAGCGGAGTATTCAAGCATTTAGCGGGTAAACGTGCTTTTGAATTATTTCATTTAAAACGTTTCCATCATGCCAGAATAGAGTGGAACTTTTGGATGAGTAAGCTTAATAACAGAGAAAAGCTAGTAGCAGCAAAACTTGCCAACGAAATAGGCTGGTATGATCGTGCTATTTTTGCTTTGTCGCAGGTGGGTTATTTAGATGACGTAGATTTAAGGTTTCCTCTGGCATTTAATGATGAGATTACACTTCATGCGAGTAAGTATGCTATTAGTCCTGCCTGGGCATTTGCTATTACCCGTCGAGAAAGTTCTTTTATGAGTGATGCTAACTCACCTGTTGGCGCCAAAGGATTAATGCAAGTTATGCCTGCAACCGCAAAACAATTAACCAGACGTAAGCGCATTAGTAATAGTTATTTATTTAACAGTGAAAAAAATATAAATTTAGGGACAAAGTACTTAAAAAAATTACTCGATAAACATAGGGGTAATCAGGTTCTTGCTACAGCAGCATATAATGCGGGTCCATATCGTGTAGGGCGCTGGTTAAAATCAGCTGATAACTTACCCGCTGATATTTGGATAGAAACTATTCCATTTCATGAAACACGTGAATATGTGAAAAGTGTGATGGCGTATGAACAGATCTATCAAACTAAAGTAGGCCAACCGGTACATATTTTCGACAAGCTCATTAACATGAATATCACCCAGCTTTGA